In Chlorocebus sabaeus isolate Y175 chromosome 5, mChlSab1.0.hap1, whole genome shotgun sequence, one genomic interval encodes:
- the TSNAXIP1 gene encoding translin-associated factor X-interacting protein 1 isoform X2: protein MACQQSRYHSFSSASRLQPQPSGVTIDESFITENKSTQKRKLLQKRRTLTGQFSMGGHLSPWPTYTSGQTILQNRKPCSDDYRKRVGSCQQHPFRTAKPRYLEELENYLRKELLLLDLGTDSTQELRLQPYREIFEFFIEDFKTYKPLLSSIKNAYEGMLAHQREKIRALEPLKAKLVTVNEDCNERILAMRAEEKHEISLLKKEKMNLLKLIDKKNEEKISLQSEVAKLRKNLAEEYLHYLSERDARKILIADLNELRYQREDMSLAQSPGIWGEDPVKLTLALKMTRQDLTRTQMELNTMKANFGDVVPRRDFEMQEKTNKDLQEQLDTLRASYEEVRKEHEILMQLHMSMLKERDQFFSELQEIQRTSTPRPDWTKCEDVVAGGPERWQMLAEGKNSDQLVDVLLEEIGSGLLREKEFFPGLGYGEAIPAFLRFDGLVENKKPSKKDVVDLLKDAWKERLAEEQKETFPDFFFNFLERRFGPSDAMAWAYTIFENIKIFHSNELMSQFYAVLMGKRSENVYVTQKETVAQLLKEMTNADSQNEGLLTMEQFNTVLKSTFPLKTEEQIQELMEAGGWHPSSSNADLLNYRSLFMEDEEGQSEPFVQKLWEQYMDEKDEYLLQLKQELGIELHEEVTLPKLRGALMTIDPSLDKQTVNTYMSQAFQLPESELPEDGDEKEGGVVEILQTALERLQVIDIRRAGPREPEPAN, encoded by the exons ATGGCCTGCCAGCAGTCGCGATACCACAGCTTCTCGTCCGCGTCGAG ATTACAGCCACAACCTTCAGGAGTGACCATAGATGAATCCTTTATCACAGAAAACAAGAGTACCCAGAAACGCAAGCTTCTTCAGAAACGAAGGACGCTG ACTGGTCAGTTCTCCATGGGTGGGCACCTGTCCCCATGGCCCACATACACCAGTGGCCAGACCATTTTGCAAAATCGAAAACCCTGTTCAGATGACTACCGGAAGCGAGTAGG GAGCTGCCAGCAGCATCCCTTTCGCACTGCCAAGCCCCGGTACTTGGAGGAGCTGGAAAACTACCTACGCAAGGAGCTCCTCCTGCTGGACCTGGGCACAGATTCCACCCAGGAACTAAGGCTGCAG CCTTACAGAGAGATCTTTGAGTTCTTCATAGAGGACTTCAAAACGTACAAGCCATTACTATCCTCCATCAAGAATGCATATGAGGGGATGCTGG CCCACCAAAGGGAGAAGATCCGGGCTCTGGAGCCCCTGAAGGCCAAGCTTGTCACTGTGAATGAGGACTGCAATGAGAGGATCCTGGCCATGAGAGCTGAGGAGAAACATGAAATCTCCCTGctcaagaaagagaagatgaaTTTACTAAAACTCATCGACAAAAAGAATGAGGAGAAGATTTCGCTGCAGAGCGAG GTGGCCAAACTGAGGAAGAACTTGGCTGAGGAGTACCTGCACTACCTCAGTGAGCGAGATGCCCGTAAGATACTCATCGCAGACCTGAACGAGCTGCGGTACCAGCGGGAGGACATGTCATTAGCCCAGTCCCCAG GCATCTGGGGGGAGGACCCTGTGAAGTTAACCCTGGCTCTTAAGATGACCCGGCAAGACCTGACCCGCACGCAGATGGAACTCAACACCATGAAGGCCAACTTCGGAGATGTAGTCCCTAGGAGGGACTTTGAAATGCAGGAGAAGACCAACAAGGATCTTCAGGAGCAG CTGGACACCCTGAGAGCCAGCTACGAGGAGGTTCGCAAGGAGCATGAGATCCTGATGCAGCTGCACATGAGCATGCTGAAGGAGCGGGACCAGTTCTTCTCTGAGCTGCAGGAGATCCAGCGCACTTCCACGCCGAGGCCTGACTGGACCAAATGCGAAG ATGTGGTGGCTGGGGGCCCAGAGCGCTGGCAGATGCTGGCTGAGGGCAAGAACAGCGACCAGCTGGTGGACGTGCTCCTGGAAGAGATTGGCTCAGGGCTGCTGCGGGAGAAAGAATTCTTCCCTGGTCTG GGTTATGGGGAAGCCATCCCTGCTTTTCTTCGGTTTGATGGCCTCGTGGAGAACAAGAAGCCAAGCAAGAAGGATGTGGTTGACCTCCTCAAGGATGCCTGGAAGGAACGTCTTGCTGAGGAGCAG AAAGAGACATTCCCAGACTTCTTCTTCAATTTCCTGGAGCGTCGCTTTGGGCCCAGTGATGCCATGGCCTGGGCTTacactatttttgaaaatatcaagatCTTCCACTCCAACGAGCTTATGAGTCAGTTCTATGCagtcttgatgggaaag CGGAGTGAGAATGTGTATGTCACCCAGAAGGAGACAGTAGCCCAGCTGCTGAAGGAGATGACAAATGCTGACAGTCAGAACGAGGGGCTACTAACCATGGAGCAGTTCAA CACCGTCCTCAAGAGTACCTTCCCTCTCAAGACAGAAGAGCAAATCCAGGAGCTGATGGAGGCAGGGGGCTGGCATCCCAGCAGCAGCAATGCAGACTTGCTCAACTACCGCTCACTGTTTATGGAG GATGAGGAGGGCCAGAGTGAGCCCTTTGTGCAAAAGCTCTGGGAACAATACATGGATGAGAAGGATGAGTACTTACTGCAGCTAAAGCAGGAGCTGGGCATAGAACT CCATGAGGAGGTGACTCTGCCCAAGCTGCGAGGGGCCCTGATGACCATCGACCCCAGCCTGGACAAGCAGACTGTGAACACCTACATGAGCCAGGCCTTCCAGCTCCCTGAGTCGGAACTGCCAGAGGACGGTGACGAGAAGGAAGGCGGCGTGGTGGAGATCCTCCAGACTGCCCTGGAGCGGCTTCAGGTGATTGACATCAGGCGTGCGGGACCTCGAGAGCCAGAGCCTGCAAACTAG
- the TSNAXIP1 gene encoding translin-associated factor X-interacting protein 1 isoform X5: MACQQSRYHSFSSASRLQPQPSGVTIDESFITENKSTQKRKLLQKRRTLELPAASLSHCQAPVLGGAGKLPTQGAPPAGPGHRFHPGTKAAAHQREKIRALEPLKAKLVTVNEDCNERILAMRAEEKHEISLLKKEKMNLLKLIDKKNEEKISLQSEVAKLRKNLAEEYLHYLSERDARKILIADLNELRYQREDMSLAQSPGIWGEDPVKLTLALKMTRQDLTRTQMELNTMKANFGDVVPRRDFEMQEKTNKDLQEQLDTLRASYEEVRKEHEILMQLHMSMLKERDQFFSELQEIQRTSTPRPDWTKCEDVVAGGPERWQMLAEGKNSDQLVDVLLEEIGSGLLREKEFFPGLGYGEAIPAFLRFDGLVENKKPSKKDVVDLLKDAWKERLAEEQKETFPDFFFNFLERRFGPSDAMAWAYTIFENIKIFHSNELMSQFYAVLMGKRSENVYVTQKETVAQLLKEMTNADSQNEGLLTMEQFNTVLKSTFPLKTEEQIQELMEAGGWHPSSSNADLLNYRSLFMEDEEGQSEPFVQKLWEQYMDEKDEYLLQLKQELGIELHEEVTLPKLRGALMTIDPSLDKQTVNTYMSQAFQLPESELPEDGDEKEGGVVEILQTALERLQVIDIRRAGPREPEPAN, from the exons ATGGCCTGCCAGCAGTCGCGATACCACAGCTTCTCGTCCGCGTCGAG ATTACAGCCACAACCTTCAGGAGTGACCATAGATGAATCCTTTATCACAGAAAACAAGAGTACCCAGAAACGCAAGCTTCTTCAGAAACGAAGGACGCTG GAGCTGCCAGCAGCATCCCTTTCGCACTGCCAAGCCCCGGTACTTGGAGGAGCTGGAAAACTACCTACGCAAGGAGCTCCTCCTGCTGGACCTGGGCACAGATTCCACCCAGGAACTAAGGCTGCAG CCCACCAAAGGGAGAAGATCCGGGCTCTGGAGCCCCTGAAGGCCAAGCTTGTCACTGTGAATGAGGACTGCAATGAGAGGATCCTGGCCATGAGAGCTGAGGAGAAACATGAAATCTCCCTGctcaagaaagagaagatgaaTTTACTAAAACTCATCGACAAAAAGAATGAGGAGAAGATTTCGCTGCAGAGCGAG GTGGCCAAACTGAGGAAGAACTTGGCTGAGGAGTACCTGCACTACCTCAGTGAGCGAGATGCCCGTAAGATACTCATCGCAGACCTGAACGAGCTGCGGTACCAGCGGGAGGACATGTCATTAGCCCAGTCCCCAG GCATCTGGGGGGAGGACCCTGTGAAGTTAACCCTGGCTCTTAAGATGACCCGGCAAGACCTGACCCGCACGCAGATGGAACTCAACACCATGAAGGCCAACTTCGGAGATGTAGTCCCTAGGAGGGACTTTGAAATGCAGGAGAAGACCAACAAGGATCTTCAGGAGCAG CTGGACACCCTGAGAGCCAGCTACGAGGAGGTTCGCAAGGAGCATGAGATCCTGATGCAGCTGCACATGAGCATGCTGAAGGAGCGGGACCAGTTCTTCTCTGAGCTGCAGGAGATCCAGCGCACTTCCACGCCGAGGCCTGACTGGACCAAATGCGAAG ATGTGGTGGCTGGGGGCCCAGAGCGCTGGCAGATGCTGGCTGAGGGCAAGAACAGCGACCAGCTGGTGGACGTGCTCCTGGAAGAGATTGGCTCAGGGCTGCTGCGGGAGAAAGAATTCTTCCCTGGTCTG GGTTATGGGGAAGCCATCCCTGCTTTTCTTCGGTTTGATGGCCTCGTGGAGAACAAGAAGCCAAGCAAGAAGGATGTGGTTGACCTCCTCAAGGATGCCTGGAAGGAACGTCTTGCTGAGGAGCAG AAAGAGACATTCCCAGACTTCTTCTTCAATTTCCTGGAGCGTCGCTTTGGGCCCAGTGATGCCATGGCCTGGGCTTacactatttttgaaaatatcaagatCTTCCACTCCAACGAGCTTATGAGTCAGTTCTATGCagtcttgatgggaaag CGGAGTGAGAATGTGTATGTCACCCAGAAGGAGACAGTAGCCCAGCTGCTGAAGGAGATGACAAATGCTGACAGTCAGAACGAGGGGCTACTAACCATGGAGCAGTTCAA CACCGTCCTCAAGAGTACCTTCCCTCTCAAGACAGAAGAGCAAATCCAGGAGCTGATGGAGGCAGGGGGCTGGCATCCCAGCAGCAGCAATGCAGACTTGCTCAACTACCGCTCACTGTTTATGGAG GATGAGGAGGGCCAGAGTGAGCCCTTTGTGCAAAAGCTCTGGGAACAATACATGGATGAGAAGGATGAGTACTTACTGCAGCTAAAGCAGGAGCTGGGCATAGAACT CCATGAGGAGGTGACTCTGCCCAAGCTGCGAGGGGCCCTGATGACCATCGACCCCAGCCTGGACAAGCAGACTGTGAACACCTACATGAGCCAGGCCTTCCAGCTCCCTGAGTCGGAACTGCCAGAGGACGGTGACGAGAAGGAAGGCGGCGTGGTGGAGATCCTCCAGACTGCCCTGGAGCGGCTTCAGGTGATTGACATCAGGCGTGCGGGACCTCGAGAGCCAGAGCCTGCAAACTAG
- the TSNAXIP1 gene encoding translin-associated factor X-interacting protein 1 isoform X3 — MACQQSRYHSFSSASRLQPQPSGVTIDESFITENKSTQKRKLLQKRRTLPYREIFEFFIEDFKTYKPLLSSIKNAYEGMLAHQREKIRALEPLKAKLVTVNEDCNERILAMRAEEKHEISLLKKEKMNLLKLIDKKNEEKISLQSEVAKLRKNLAEEYLHYLSERDARKILIADLNELRYQREDMSLAQSPGIWGEDPVKLTLALKMTRQDLTRTQMELNTMKANFGDVVPRRDFEMQEKTNKDLQEQLDTLRASYEEVRKEHEILMQLHMSMLKERDQFFSELQEIQRTSTPRPDWTKCEGEGSQRGPRSCLHVGPDSSSLSPHADVVAGGPERWQMLAEGKNSDQLVDVLLEEIGSGLLREKEFFPGLGYGEAIPAFLRFDGLVENKKPSKKDVVDLLKDAWKERLAEEQKETFPDFFFNFLERRFGPSDAMAWAYTIFENIKIFHSNELMSQFYAVLMGKRSENVYVTQKETVAQLLKEMTNADSQNEGLLTMEQFNTVLKSTFPLKTEEQIQELMEAGGWHPSSSNADLLNYRSLFMEDEEGQSEPFVQKLWEQYMDEKDEYLLQLKQELGIELHEEVTLPKLRGALMTIDPSLDKQTVNTYMSQAFQLPESELPEDGDEKEGGVVEILQTALERLQVIDIRRAGPREPEPAN, encoded by the exons ATGGCCTGCCAGCAGTCGCGATACCACAGCTTCTCGTCCGCGTCGAG ATTACAGCCACAACCTTCAGGAGTGACCATAGATGAATCCTTTATCACAGAAAACAAGAGTACCCAGAAACGCAAGCTTCTTCAGAAACGAAGGACGCTG CCTTACAGAGAGATCTTTGAGTTCTTCATAGAGGACTTCAAAACGTACAAGCCATTACTATCCTCCATCAAGAATGCATATGAGGGGATGCTGG CCCACCAAAGGGAGAAGATCCGGGCTCTGGAGCCCCTGAAGGCCAAGCTTGTCACTGTGAATGAGGACTGCAATGAGAGGATCCTGGCCATGAGAGCTGAGGAGAAACATGAAATCTCCCTGctcaagaaagagaagatgaaTTTACTAAAACTCATCGACAAAAAGAATGAGGAGAAGATTTCGCTGCAGAGCGAG GTGGCCAAACTGAGGAAGAACTTGGCTGAGGAGTACCTGCACTACCTCAGTGAGCGAGATGCCCGTAAGATACTCATCGCAGACCTGAACGAGCTGCGGTACCAGCGGGAGGACATGTCATTAGCCCAGTCCCCAG GCATCTGGGGGGAGGACCCTGTGAAGTTAACCCTGGCTCTTAAGATGACCCGGCAAGACCTGACCCGCACGCAGATGGAACTCAACACCATGAAGGCCAACTTCGGAGATGTAGTCCCTAGGAGGGACTTTGAAATGCAGGAGAAGACCAACAAGGATCTTCAGGAGCAG CTGGACACCCTGAGAGCCAGCTACGAGGAGGTTCGCAAGGAGCATGAGATCCTGATGCAGCTGCACATGAGCATGCTGAAGGAGCGGGACCAGTTCTTCTCTGAGCTGCAGGAGATCCAGCGCACTTCCACGCCGAGGCCTGACTGGACCAAATGCGAAGGTGAGGGCAGCCAGCGGGGCCCCAGGTCCTGCTTACATGTGGGCCCAGACTCCAGCTCCCTCTCCCCACATGCAGATGTGGTGGCTGGGGGCCCAGAGCGCTGGCAGATGCTGGCTGAGGGCAAGAACAGCGACCAGCTGGTGGACGTGCTCCTGGAAGAGATTGGCTCAGGGCTGCTGCGGGAGAAAGAATTCTTCCCTGGTCTG GGTTATGGGGAAGCCATCCCTGCTTTTCTTCGGTTTGATGGCCTCGTGGAGAACAAGAAGCCAAGCAAGAAGGATGTGGTTGACCTCCTCAAGGATGCCTGGAAGGAACGTCTTGCTGAGGAGCAG AAAGAGACATTCCCAGACTTCTTCTTCAATTTCCTGGAGCGTCGCTTTGGGCCCAGTGATGCCATGGCCTGGGCTTacactatttttgaaaatatcaagatCTTCCACTCCAACGAGCTTATGAGTCAGTTCTATGCagtcttgatgggaaag CGGAGTGAGAATGTGTATGTCACCCAGAAGGAGACAGTAGCCCAGCTGCTGAAGGAGATGACAAATGCTGACAGTCAGAACGAGGGGCTACTAACCATGGAGCAGTTCAA CACCGTCCTCAAGAGTACCTTCCCTCTCAAGACAGAAGAGCAAATCCAGGAGCTGATGGAGGCAGGGGGCTGGCATCCCAGCAGCAGCAATGCAGACTTGCTCAACTACCGCTCACTGTTTATGGAG GATGAGGAGGGCCAGAGTGAGCCCTTTGTGCAAAAGCTCTGGGAACAATACATGGATGAGAAGGATGAGTACTTACTGCAGCTAAAGCAGGAGCTGGGCATAGAACT CCATGAGGAGGTGACTCTGCCCAAGCTGCGAGGGGCCCTGATGACCATCGACCCCAGCCTGGACAAGCAGACTGTGAACACCTACATGAGCCAGGCCTTCCAGCTCCCTGAGTCGGAACTGCCAGAGGACGGTGACGAGAAGGAAGGCGGCGTGGTGGAGATCCTCCAGACTGCCCTGGAGCGGCTTCAGGTGATTGACATCAGGCGTGCGGGACCTCGAGAGCCAGAGCCTGCAAACTAG
- the TSNAXIP1 gene encoding translin-associated factor X-interacting protein 1 isoform X1 produces the protein MACQQSRYHSFSSASRLQPQPSGVTIDESFITENKSTQKRKLLQKRRTLTGQFSMGGHLSPWPTYTSGQTILQNRKPCSDDYRKRVGSCQQHPFRTAKPRYLEELENYLRKELLLLDLGTDSTQELRLQPYREIFEFFIEDFKTYKPLLSSIKNAYEGMLAHQREKIRALEPLKAKLVTVNEDCNERILAMRAEEKHEISLLKKEKMNLLKLIDKKNEEKISLQSEVAKLRKNLAEEYLHYLSERDARKILIADLNELRYQREDMSLAQSPGIWGEDPVKLTLALKMTRQDLTRTQMELNTMKANFGDVVPRRDFEMQEKTNKDLQEQLDTLRASYEEVRKEHEILMQLHMSMLKERDQFFSELQEIQRTSTPRPDWTKCEGEGSQRGPRSCLHVGPDSSSLSPHADVVAGGPERWQMLAEGKNSDQLVDVLLEEIGSGLLREKEFFPGLGYGEAIPAFLRFDGLVENKKPSKKDVVDLLKDAWKERLAEEQKETFPDFFFNFLERRFGPSDAMAWAYTIFENIKIFHSNELMSQFYAVLMGKRSENVYVTQKETVAQLLKEMTNADSQNEGLLTMEQFNTVLKSTFPLKTEEQIQELMEAGGWHPSSSNADLLNYRSLFMEDEEGQSEPFVQKLWEQYMDEKDEYLLQLKQELGIELHEEVTLPKLRGALMTIDPSLDKQTVNTYMSQAFQLPESELPEDGDEKEGGVVEILQTALERLQVIDIRRAGPREPEPAN, from the exons ATGGCCTGCCAGCAGTCGCGATACCACAGCTTCTCGTCCGCGTCGAG ATTACAGCCACAACCTTCAGGAGTGACCATAGATGAATCCTTTATCACAGAAAACAAGAGTACCCAGAAACGCAAGCTTCTTCAGAAACGAAGGACGCTG ACTGGTCAGTTCTCCATGGGTGGGCACCTGTCCCCATGGCCCACATACACCAGTGGCCAGACCATTTTGCAAAATCGAAAACCCTGTTCAGATGACTACCGGAAGCGAGTAGG GAGCTGCCAGCAGCATCCCTTTCGCACTGCCAAGCCCCGGTACTTGGAGGAGCTGGAAAACTACCTACGCAAGGAGCTCCTCCTGCTGGACCTGGGCACAGATTCCACCCAGGAACTAAGGCTGCAG CCTTACAGAGAGATCTTTGAGTTCTTCATAGAGGACTTCAAAACGTACAAGCCATTACTATCCTCCATCAAGAATGCATATGAGGGGATGCTGG CCCACCAAAGGGAGAAGATCCGGGCTCTGGAGCCCCTGAAGGCCAAGCTTGTCACTGTGAATGAGGACTGCAATGAGAGGATCCTGGCCATGAGAGCTGAGGAGAAACATGAAATCTCCCTGctcaagaaagagaagatgaaTTTACTAAAACTCATCGACAAAAAGAATGAGGAGAAGATTTCGCTGCAGAGCGAG GTGGCCAAACTGAGGAAGAACTTGGCTGAGGAGTACCTGCACTACCTCAGTGAGCGAGATGCCCGTAAGATACTCATCGCAGACCTGAACGAGCTGCGGTACCAGCGGGAGGACATGTCATTAGCCCAGTCCCCAG GCATCTGGGGGGAGGACCCTGTGAAGTTAACCCTGGCTCTTAAGATGACCCGGCAAGACCTGACCCGCACGCAGATGGAACTCAACACCATGAAGGCCAACTTCGGAGATGTAGTCCCTAGGAGGGACTTTGAAATGCAGGAGAAGACCAACAAGGATCTTCAGGAGCAG CTGGACACCCTGAGAGCCAGCTACGAGGAGGTTCGCAAGGAGCATGAGATCCTGATGCAGCTGCACATGAGCATGCTGAAGGAGCGGGACCAGTTCTTCTCTGAGCTGCAGGAGATCCAGCGCACTTCCACGCCGAGGCCTGACTGGACCAAATGCGAAGGTGAGGGCAGCCAGCGGGGCCCCAGGTCCTGCTTACATGTGGGCCCAGACTCCAGCTCCCTCTCCCCACATGCAGATGTGGTGGCTGGGGGCCCAGAGCGCTGGCAGATGCTGGCTGAGGGCAAGAACAGCGACCAGCTGGTGGACGTGCTCCTGGAAGAGATTGGCTCAGGGCTGCTGCGGGAGAAAGAATTCTTCCCTGGTCTG GGTTATGGGGAAGCCATCCCTGCTTTTCTTCGGTTTGATGGCCTCGTGGAGAACAAGAAGCCAAGCAAGAAGGATGTGGTTGACCTCCTCAAGGATGCCTGGAAGGAACGTCTTGCTGAGGAGCAG AAAGAGACATTCCCAGACTTCTTCTTCAATTTCCTGGAGCGTCGCTTTGGGCCCAGTGATGCCATGGCCTGGGCTTacactatttttgaaaatatcaagatCTTCCACTCCAACGAGCTTATGAGTCAGTTCTATGCagtcttgatgggaaag CGGAGTGAGAATGTGTATGTCACCCAGAAGGAGACAGTAGCCCAGCTGCTGAAGGAGATGACAAATGCTGACAGTCAGAACGAGGGGCTACTAACCATGGAGCAGTTCAA CACCGTCCTCAAGAGTACCTTCCCTCTCAAGACAGAAGAGCAAATCCAGGAGCTGATGGAGGCAGGGGGCTGGCATCCCAGCAGCAGCAATGCAGACTTGCTCAACTACCGCTCACTGTTTATGGAG GATGAGGAGGGCCAGAGTGAGCCCTTTGTGCAAAAGCTCTGGGAACAATACATGGATGAGAAGGATGAGTACTTACTGCAGCTAAAGCAGGAGCTGGGCATAGAACT CCATGAGGAGGTGACTCTGCCCAAGCTGCGAGGGGCCCTGATGACCATCGACCCCAGCCTGGACAAGCAGACTGTGAACACCTACATGAGCCAGGCCTTCCAGCTCCCTGAGTCGGAACTGCCAGAGGACGGTGACGAGAAGGAAGGCGGCGTGGTGGAGATCCTCCAGACTGCCCTGGAGCGGCTTCAGGTGATTGACATCAGGCGTGCGGGACCTCGAGAGCCAGAGCCTGCAAACTAG
- the TSNAXIP1 gene encoding translin-associated factor X-interacting protein 1 isoform X4, with protein sequence MACQQSRYHSFSSASRLQPQPSGVTIDESFITENKSTQKRKLLQKRRTLTGQFSMGGHLSPWPTYTSGQTILQNRKPCSDDYRKRVGSCQQHPFRTAKPRYLEELENYLRKELLLLDLGTDSTQELRLQPYREIFEFFIEDFKTYKPLLSSIKNAYEGMLAHQREKIRALEPLKAKLVTVNEDCNERILAMRAEEKHEISLLKKEKMNLLKLIDKKNEEKISLQSEVAKLRKNLAEEYLHYLSERDARKILIADLNELRYQREDMSLAQSPGIWGEDPVKLTLALKMTRQDLTRTQMELNTMKANFGDVVPRRDFEMQEKTNKDLQEQLDTLRASYEEVRKEHEILMQLHMSMLKERDQFFSELQEIQRTSTPRPDWTKCEGEGSQRGPRSCLHVGPDSSSLSPHADVVAGGPERWQMLAEGKNSDQLVDVLLEEIGSGLLREKEFFPGLGYGEAIPAFLRFDGLVENKKPSKKDVVDLLKDAWKERLAEEQKETFPDFFFNFLERRFGPSDAMAWAYTIFENIKIFHSNELMSQFYAVLMGKRSENVYVTQKETVAQLLKEMTNADSQNEGLLTMEQFNTVLKSTFPLKTEEQIQELMEAGGWHPSSSNADLLNYRSLFMEP encoded by the exons ATGGCCTGCCAGCAGTCGCGATACCACAGCTTCTCGTCCGCGTCGAG ATTACAGCCACAACCTTCAGGAGTGACCATAGATGAATCCTTTATCACAGAAAACAAGAGTACCCAGAAACGCAAGCTTCTTCAGAAACGAAGGACGCTG ACTGGTCAGTTCTCCATGGGTGGGCACCTGTCCCCATGGCCCACATACACCAGTGGCCAGACCATTTTGCAAAATCGAAAACCCTGTTCAGATGACTACCGGAAGCGAGTAGG GAGCTGCCAGCAGCATCCCTTTCGCACTGCCAAGCCCCGGTACTTGGAGGAGCTGGAAAACTACCTACGCAAGGAGCTCCTCCTGCTGGACCTGGGCACAGATTCCACCCAGGAACTAAGGCTGCAG CCTTACAGAGAGATCTTTGAGTTCTTCATAGAGGACTTCAAAACGTACAAGCCATTACTATCCTCCATCAAGAATGCATATGAGGGGATGCTGG CCCACCAAAGGGAGAAGATCCGGGCTCTGGAGCCCCTGAAGGCCAAGCTTGTCACTGTGAATGAGGACTGCAATGAGAGGATCCTGGCCATGAGAGCTGAGGAGAAACATGAAATCTCCCTGctcaagaaagagaagatgaaTTTACTAAAACTCATCGACAAAAAGAATGAGGAGAAGATTTCGCTGCAGAGCGAG GTGGCCAAACTGAGGAAGAACTTGGCTGAGGAGTACCTGCACTACCTCAGTGAGCGAGATGCCCGTAAGATACTCATCGCAGACCTGAACGAGCTGCGGTACCAGCGGGAGGACATGTCATTAGCCCAGTCCCCAG GCATCTGGGGGGAGGACCCTGTGAAGTTAACCCTGGCTCTTAAGATGACCCGGCAAGACCTGACCCGCACGCAGATGGAACTCAACACCATGAAGGCCAACTTCGGAGATGTAGTCCCTAGGAGGGACTTTGAAATGCAGGAGAAGACCAACAAGGATCTTCAGGAGCAG CTGGACACCCTGAGAGCCAGCTACGAGGAGGTTCGCAAGGAGCATGAGATCCTGATGCAGCTGCACATGAGCATGCTGAAGGAGCGGGACCAGTTCTTCTCTGAGCTGCAGGAGATCCAGCGCACTTCCACGCCGAGGCCTGACTGGACCAAATGCGAAGGTGAGGGCAGCCAGCGGGGCCCCAGGTCCTGCTTACATGTGGGCCCAGACTCCAGCTCCCTCTCCCCACATGCAGATGTGGTGGCTGGGGGCCCAGAGCGCTGGCAGATGCTGGCTGAGGGCAAGAACAGCGACCAGCTGGTGGACGTGCTCCTGGAAGAGATTGGCTCAGGGCTGCTGCGGGAGAAAGAATTCTTCCCTGGTCTG GGTTATGGGGAAGCCATCCCTGCTTTTCTTCGGTTTGATGGCCTCGTGGAGAACAAGAAGCCAAGCAAGAAGGATGTGGTTGACCTCCTCAAGGATGCCTGGAAGGAACGTCTTGCTGAGGAGCAG AAAGAGACATTCCCAGACTTCTTCTTCAATTTCCTGGAGCGTCGCTTTGGGCCCAGTGATGCCATGGCCTGGGCTTacactatttttgaaaatatcaagatCTTCCACTCCAACGAGCTTATGAGTCAGTTCTATGCagtcttgatgggaaag CGGAGTGAGAATGTGTATGTCACCCAGAAGGAGACAGTAGCCCAGCTGCTGAAGGAGATGACAAATGCTGACAGTCAGAACGAGGGGCTACTAACCATGGAGCAGTTCAA CACCGTCCTCAAGAGTACCTTCCCTCTCAAGACAGAAGAGCAAATCCAGGAGCTGATGGAGGCAGGGGGCTGGCATCCCAGCAGCAGCAATGCAGACTTGCTCAACTACCGCTCACTGTTTATGGAG CCATGA